One region of Oxalobacteraceae sp. CFBP 8761 genomic DNA includes:
- a CDS encoding LemA family protein, protein MNTTFISRWTRLLGSAILAGVLLSGCGYNDFQTKDEATKAAWSEVVNQYQRRADLIPNLVNTVKGYASHERETLEAVTRARASATSFQITPEVLNNPEAFQKFQQVQGELSSALSRLMVVSEKYPDLKADTSFRDLASQLEGTENRITVARQRYIASVQDYNVTVRQFPKNLTAMVFGYETKPSFTVENEKAISTAPAVDFGK, encoded by the coding sequence ATGAATACGACCTTTATCTCCCGCTGGACCCGCCTGCTCGGCAGCGCCATTCTCGCCGGCGTCCTGCTCTCGGGCTGCGGCTACAACGATTTCCAGACCAAGGATGAAGCGACCAAGGCCGCCTGGAGCGAAGTGGTCAACCAGTACCAGCGCCGCGCCGACCTGATCCCGAACCTGGTCAACACGGTCAAGGGCTATGCCTCGCACGAACGTGAAACGCTCGAAGCCGTCACGCGCGCCCGCGCCTCGGCCACCAGCTTCCAGATCACCCCGGAAGTGCTGAACAACCCGGAAGCGTTCCAGAAGTTCCAGCAGGTGCAGGGTGAACTGTCGAGCGCGCTGTCGCGCCTGATGGTGGTGTCCGAAAAATACCCGGACCTGAAAGCCGACACCAGCTTCCGTGACCTGGCCTCGCAGCTCGAAGGCACCGAGAACCGCATCACGGTGGCCCGCCAGCGCTACATCGCCTCGGTCCAGGATTACAACGTGACCGTGCGCCAGTTCCCGAAGAACCTGACGGCCATGGTGTTCGGCTACGAGACCAAGCCATCGTTCACGGTGGAGAATGAAAAAGCGATCTCGACCGCACCAGCAGTCGACTTCGGCAAGTAA
- a CDS encoding TPM domain-containing protein produces the protein MGSIAQKMTRAWRHATSSAGEARRAFPEATLTAIAEAIDAGERTHRGEVRLIVEKALPFDAAWDGITNRQRALALFADYGVWDTEDNCGVLIYVNLAEHKIDIVADRGIDRKIDAATWQAVCRTMTAGFKGGHFHDATLAAVAQVNDLLHQHFPASGERTNELPDRPIML, from the coding sequence ATGGGATCGATCGCACAAAAAATGACACGCGCGTGGCGCCACGCTACCAGCAGCGCGGGCGAAGCGCGGCGCGCGTTTCCTGAAGCGACGCTGACGGCCATTGCCGAGGCCATCGATGCCGGTGAGCGCACTCACCGCGGCGAAGTGCGCCTGATCGTCGAGAAGGCCCTGCCCTTCGACGCGGCCTGGGACGGCATCACCAACCGCCAGCGCGCCCTCGCGCTGTTCGCCGACTATGGCGTGTGGGACACCGAAGACAATTGCGGCGTCCTGATCTACGTGAATCTGGCCGAGCACAAGATCGACATCGTGGCCGACCGGGGCATCGACCGCAAGATCGACGCCGCCACCTGGCAGGCGGTGTGCCGCACGATGACCGCAGGCTTCAAGGGCGGGCACTTCCATGACGCCACGCTGGCGGCAGTGGCGCAGGTCAATGACCTGCTGCACCAGCACTTCCCGGCCAGCGGCGAGCGCACCAACGAGTTGCCTGACCGGCCCATCATGCTCTAG
- a CDS encoding ABC transporter substrate-binding protein: MTSSTTELTDALGQVHRPAPGARIVSLVPSITELLCDLGLAPQLAGRTGFCIHPQALVAAIPKVGGTKDVNLDKIRALAPTHVVVNLDENTRPTYDALVEFVPHVIVTHPVAPQDNLALARLLGGIFGVQDAAESWCTAFTQALAALRARPAGPSRTVLYCIWQDPWMSISADTYIAAMLAELGWRVPHLGEDRYPRFTWSDSLVDGLDAVLLSTEPYRFTQAHVDALEKQIGIPVLLVDGEMLSWYGSRALAGVNYLETLREMLEGAAGEVRRGE, from the coding sequence ATGACATCCAGCACCACTGAACTGACCGACGCGCTGGGCCAGGTGCACCGGCCGGCGCCCGGCGCGCGCATCGTTTCCCTCGTGCCGTCGATCACCGAATTGCTGTGCGACCTGGGCCTGGCACCGCAGCTTGCCGGCCGCACAGGGTTTTGCATTCATCCGCAGGCGCTCGTTGCCGCCATTCCCAAGGTCGGCGGCACCAAGGACGTCAATCTCGACAAGATTCGTGCCCTGGCGCCGACCCATGTTGTCGTCAATCTCGATGAAAACACGCGACCGACCTACGACGCGCTGGTGGAGTTCGTGCCACACGTGATCGTCACGCATCCGGTCGCGCCGCAGGACAATCTGGCGCTGGCCCGCCTGCTGGGCGGTATCTTCGGCGTGCAGGATGCCGCCGAATCCTGGTGCACCGCATTCACACAGGCATTGGCCGCGCTGCGTGCCCGGCCTGCCGGTCCATCACGCACGGTGCTGTACTGCATCTGGCAGGATCCGTGGATGAGCATCTCGGCCGATACCTATATCGCTGCGATGCTGGCCGAGCTCGGTTGGCGCGTGCCGCACCTTGGCGAAGACCGCTACCCGCGCTTCACGTGGTCGGACAGCCTGGTCGACGGGCTTGACGCCGTGCTGCTGTCGACCGAACCCTATCGCTTTACGCAGGCGCATGTGGACGCACTGGAAAAACAGATCGGCATTCCCGTGCTGCTGGTCGATGGCGAAATGCTGTCGTGGTATGGCAGCCGCGCGCTGGCCGGGGTGAATTATCTGGAGACGTTGCGGGAAATGTTGGAAGGTGCGGCCGGCGAGGTGCGACGCGGTGAGTAA
- a CDS encoding GGDEF domain-containing protein, producing the protein MEQIGTFGTSRTNINDLQLFRDETDPDVAAMLADCAIVRVPQGERIDDSGQAHLYIVLSGQLEIESDAHAGDETGTTRVLPGESVGDQAVLDDAANLAAMTALEDSELLVIESSVVWTLIDHSSVLARNLLRLLSFRIRTTNALLRRRQKLGEFYRQLSLNDPLTGLYNRAWLNDMLPKLAARAARTGSGLSIVMIDLDHFKQFNDTHGHIIGDVALSAAASLIRDALRPSDFAVRFGGEEMLAVLPDTGIELATMVAERLCQRLRDTVVFTDMRVELPHLTASFGVASLGENGDEYALMAAADAALYRAKEAGRNRVCN; encoded by the coding sequence TTGGAACAGATCGGCACCTTCGGCACCAGCCGTACCAATATCAACGACCTGCAACTGTTTCGCGACGAAACCGACCCTGACGTCGCCGCGATGCTGGCCGACTGCGCCATCGTGCGCGTGCCGCAGGGAGAGCGCATCGACGACAGTGGCCAGGCGCACCTGTATATCGTGCTCTCGGGCCAGCTCGAAATCGAATCGGATGCGCACGCAGGCGACGAAACCGGCACCACCCGCGTCTTGCCAGGCGAGAGCGTCGGCGACCAGGCCGTGCTGGACGATGCCGCCAACCTGGCGGCCATGACGGCGCTGGAAGACAGCGAGCTCCTGGTGATCGAATCGAGCGTCGTCTGGACGCTGATCGACCACTCGAGCGTGCTGGCGCGCAATCTGCTGCGCCTGCTGTCGTTCCGTATCCGCACCACCAATGCGCTGTTGCGCCGCCGCCAGAAGCTTGGCGAATTCTACCGCCAGCTGTCGCTCAACGACCCGCTCACGGGCCTGTACAACCGCGCCTGGCTCAATGACATGCTGCCGAAGCTGGCGGCGCGTGCAGCGCGCACTGGCAGCGGCCTGTCGATCGTCATGATCGACCTCGACCATTTCAAGCAATTCAACGATACCCACGGCCACATCATTGGCGACGTGGCGCTGTCGGCCGCAGCGAGCCTGATCCGCGATGCGCTGCGCCCATCCGACTTCGCCGTGCGCTTCGGCGGCGAGGAAATGCTGGCCGTGCTGCCCGACACCGGCATCGAACTGGCCACGATGGTGGCCGAGCGCCTGTGCCAGCGCCTGCGCGACACCGTCGTGTTTACCGACATGCGCGTGGAACTGCCGCACCTGACCGCGTCGTTCGGCGTGGCCAGCCTGGGCGAGAACGGCGACGAGTACGCACTGATGGCGGCGGCCGACGCCGCCCTGTACCGGGCCAAGGAAGCCGGACGCAACCGCGTCTGCAACTAG
- a CDS encoding CDP-6-deoxy-delta-3,4-glucoseen reductase — MTFQITVQPSGSQFGCEADETVLAAAIRAGVGLPYGCKNGACGSCKGKVLDGAIEHKPYQQRALSDIEKTAGMALFCCAMPSADLVIEAREVGGSSDYPLRKMPTRVAGIRKAAPDVAIVNLQLPANELLAYRAGQYIEFLLKDGKRRAYSIANAPSFEGPLELHIRHLPGGLFTDHVFGAMKERDILRFEGPLGTFFLREDSDKPIVLLASGTGFAPVKALVEHLMHLKSTRKVTLYWGGRRPQDLYMDELCRAWETTLPDFTYVPVISDALPEDNWAGRTGYVHAAVVQDIIDLSGHQVYACGAPLMVDAARRDYVALCGLPEDEFFADAFTTAADLASQ; from the coding sequence GGCGTCGGCCTGCCGTATGGCTGCAAGAATGGCGCCTGCGGCTCGTGCAAGGGCAAGGTGCTCGATGGCGCCATCGAGCACAAGCCCTACCAGCAGCGCGCCCTCTCCGACATCGAAAAGACTGCCGGCATGGCGCTGTTCTGCTGCGCGATGCCGTCGGCCGACCTGGTGATCGAAGCGCGCGAAGTGGGCGGCAGCTCGGATTACCCGCTGCGCAAGATGCCTACCCGCGTTGCCGGCATCCGCAAGGCCGCGCCGGACGTCGCCATCGTCAACCTGCAATTGCCGGCCAATGAATTGCTGGCCTACCGCGCCGGCCAGTACATCGAATTCCTGCTCAAGGACGGCAAGCGCCGCGCCTACTCGATCGCGAATGCGCCGTCGTTCGAAGGCCCGCTCGAACTGCATATCCGCCACCTGCCCGGCGGCCTGTTCACCGATCACGTGTTCGGCGCCATGAAAGAGCGCGACATCCTGCGCTTTGAAGGCCCGCTCGGCACGTTCTTCCTGCGCGAAGATTCCGACAAGCCGATCGTGCTGCTGGCATCCGGCACCGGCTTCGCACCGGTCAAGGCCCTCGTCGAGCACCTGATGCACTTGAAGTCCACGCGCAAGGTCACGCTGTACTGGGGTGGCCGCCGCCCGCAAGACCTGTACATGGACGAATTGTGCCGCGCCTGGGAAACCACGCTGCCCGACTTCACCTACGTGCCGGTGATTTCGGATGCGCTGCCCGAGGATAACTGGGCAGGCCGCACCGGCTACGTGCACGCCGCTGTCGTGCAGGACATCATCGACCTCTCCGGCCACCAGGTGTATGCCTGCGGCGCACCGCTCATGGTCGATGCGGCGCGCCGCGACTACGTGGCGCTGTGCGGCCTGCCCGAAGACGAATTCTTCGCCGACGCGTTCACGACCGCCGCCGATCTCGCCAGCCAGTAA
- a CDS encoding TPM domain-containing protein: MATLLAGAGTAHAQLKEVPKLTTRVTDQAGMLDATQRQRLEAVLADYEAKTGSQIAVLLVKSTEPEAIEAYSIRVTDAWKLGRKGVDDGVLLVVAPGNPSALRRLRIEAGRGVQGVLTDAQSKRILQDVIAPHFREQHYYEGLVAGVGAIATLLNQEAFPAPAQQAPQRQEAAGGGGIPLIAIFAILIGAFLLRSVFGGKRGRTVTSSRGRSNWGGATTGFILGNIIGNMSNGGGGGFGGGGGGGGFGGGGFSGGGGGFDGGGASGDW; the protein is encoded by the coding sequence ATGGCGACGCTGCTCGCCGGTGCGGGGACGGCCCATGCCCAGCTCAAGGAGGTGCCGAAGCTCACCACGCGCGTGACTGACCAGGCCGGCATGCTCGACGCCACCCAGCGCCAGCGCCTGGAAGCCGTGCTGGCCGACTATGAGGCCAAGACGGGCAGCCAGATCGCCGTGCTGCTCGTCAAATCGACCGAACCCGAAGCCATCGAGGCCTACAGCATCCGCGTTACCGATGCCTGGAAACTGGGCCGCAAGGGCGTCGACGACGGCGTGCTGCTGGTTGTTGCACCTGGCAACCCATCGGCGCTGCGCCGCCTGCGGATCGAGGCTGGCCGTGGCGTACAGGGTGTGCTGACCGACGCCCAATCCAAGCGCATCCTGCAAGACGTGATCGCGCCGCACTTCCGGGAACAACATTATTACGAAGGCCTGGTGGCCGGCGTGGGCGCCATCGCCACGCTGCTGAACCAGGAAGCCTTCCCGGCACCTGCGCAGCAAGCACCACAACGACAGGAAGCTGCGGGCGGTGGCGGAATTCCGTTGATCGCCATCTTCGCGATCCTGATCGGTGCCTTCCTGCTGCGCTCGGTCTTCGGCGGCAAGCGCGGCCGTACTGTTACGAGCAGCCGTGGCCGTTCGAACTGGGGTGGCGCGACGACTGGCTTCATTCTCGGTAATATCATCGGCAATATGAGCAACGGTGGTGGCGGCGGCTTTGGCGGCGGTGGCGGCGGCGGTGGCTTCGGCGGCGGTGGTTTTTCTGGTGGTGGTGGCGGCTTTGACGGCGGCGGCGCCTCGGGAGACTGGTAA
- a CDS encoding MFS transporter — protein MPLISPTGRLGVLRNRNLAFYLSARFLATFAVQMQSVAIGWQVYQITGSLFDLGLIGLAQFAPFLVLILWAGHVADRYNRRLIVLCCMAVQLLCSAMLIAFTASGSTTVWPVFAILVLFGSARAFMMPASQAVLKNLVPDRDFSQAVALGSSTMHVAMILGPIVGGLLYVLGPQTVHMTAASLLALAVLLMTNTRTIAQVINKAPVSWHTLLEGLRFVRSRPIVLGAISLDLFAVLFGGATALLPAYAHDILGAGPSGLGFLRTAPGMGAALCSVALVMFPITRRVGAWMFGGVALFGVCVIVLGLTDHFAIAFGALFLLGVGDMVSVYIRHLLVQYETPDDIRGRVSAVNSVFIGASNELGEFESGVTAGWLGLTRAILLGGVATLVVTGVWAMLFPVLSRMDRFPHHEAAREKDVV, from the coding sequence ATGCCGCTGATCTCACCGACCGGGCGCCTGGGTGTCCTGCGCAACCGCAACCTGGCGTTCTACCTGTCGGCGCGCTTTCTCGCCACCTTCGCCGTGCAGATGCAGAGCGTGGCGATCGGCTGGCAGGTGTACCAGATCACCGGCAGCCTGTTCGACCTGGGGCTGATCGGCCTGGCGCAGTTTGCGCCGTTCCTGGTGCTGATCCTGTGGGCCGGCCATGTGGCCGATCGCTACAACCGGCGCCTGATCGTGCTGTGCTGCATGGCCGTGCAGCTGCTGTGCAGCGCGATGCTGATTGCGTTCACGGCCAGCGGCAGCACGACCGTGTGGCCCGTGTTCGCAATCCTGGTGCTGTTTGGCAGCGCGCGCGCCTTCATGATGCCGGCCTCGCAGGCGGTGCTCAAGAACCTGGTGCCGGACCGTGACTTCAGCCAGGCCGTGGCGCTGGGTTCCTCGACGATGCACGTGGCGATGATCCTCGGCCCGATCGTGGGCGGCCTGCTCTACGTGCTGGGACCGCAGACGGTGCACATGACGGCCGCCTCGCTGCTGGCGCTGGCGGTGCTGCTCATGACGAACACGCGCACCATCGCGCAGGTGATCAACAAGGCGCCCGTCAGCTGGCACACGCTGCTCGAAGGCTTGCGCTTCGTGCGCTCGCGCCCGATCGTGCTGGGCGCGATTTCGCTCGACCTGTTCGCGGTGCTGTTCGGCGGGGCGACCGCCCTGCTGCCGGCCTACGCACATGACATCCTGGGCGCCGGGCCGTCCGGCCTGGGCTTCCTGCGCACCGCGCCGGGCATGGGCGCGGCGCTGTGCTCGGTCGCGCTGGTGATGTTCCCGATCACGCGCCGCGTCGGCGCCTGGATGTTCGGCGGCGTTGCCCTGTTTGGCGTGTGCGTGATCGTGCTGGGCCTGACCGACCACTTCGCGATTGCCTTCGGCGCGCTGTTCCTGCTGGGCGTGGGCGACATGGTCAGCGTGTATATCCGCCATCTGCTGGTGCAGTACGAAACGCCCGACGATATCCGCGGACGCGTGAGCGCCGTGAACTCGGTGTTCATCGGCGCCTCGAACGAGCTCGGTGAATTCGAGTCCGGCGTCACGGCTGGCTGGCTGGGATTGACCCGCGCGATCCTGCTCGGCGGCGTGGCGACGCTGGTCGTGACGGGCGTGTGGGCGATGCTGTTCCCGGTGCTGTCGCGGATGGACCGTTTTCCGCACCATGAGGCAGCGCGCGAAAAAGACGTGGTCTGA
- a CDS encoding 3-oxoacyl-ACP reductase FabG, which translates to MKLHQKIAIVTGASQGIGLACAERLVREGARVMLVDIRPEVEQAAASLGDAARAYRADVGIKVEVDAMIAATLAAFGRIDILINNAGVTHAAEFLDLHEDDFDRVLRINLKSMFLCSQAAARDMVARGEGGCIINMSSVNAELTIPNQVPYVISKGGVNQFTRVAAIALAQYDIRVNAIGPGTILTELAKKAVLGSPEARHTILSRTPLGRCGEPEEVASIAAFLASDDASYMTGQTLYADGGRMALNYTVPVRD; encoded by the coding sequence ATGAAACTACATCAGAAAATCGCCATCGTCACCGGCGCCAGCCAGGGCATCGGCCTGGCCTGCGCCGAGCGCCTCGTGCGCGAAGGTGCGCGCGTCATGCTCGTCGATATCCGGCCCGAAGTCGAGCAAGCCGCTGCCAGCCTGGGCGACGCAGCCCGCGCCTACCGTGCCGACGTCGGCATCAAGGTCGAGGTCGATGCGATGATCGCGGCCACGCTGGCCGCGTTTGGCCGCATCGATATCCTGATCAACAATGCCGGTGTGACCCACGCGGCCGAGTTCCTCGACCTGCACGAGGACGATTTCGACCGCGTGTTGCGCATCAACCTGAAATCGATGTTTTTGTGCAGCCAGGCGGCGGCGCGCGACATGGTGGCGCGCGGCGAAGGTGGCTGCATCATCAACATGTCGAGTGTGAATGCCGAACTGACGATCCCGAACCAGGTGCCGTACGTGATCTCGAAAGGCGGCGTCAACCAGTTCACGCGCGTGGCCGCCATCGCCCTGGCCCAGTACGACATTCGCGTGAATGCCATCGGTCCCGGCACGATCCTGACCGAACTGGCGAAAAAAGCGGTGCTCGGCAGCCCGGAAGCACGGCACACGATCCTGTCGCGCACACCGCTGGGCCGGTGCGGTGAACCGGAAGAAGTCGCGTCGATCGCTGCCTTCCTGGCCAGCGACGATGCCTCGTACATGACGGGCCAGACCCTGTACGCCGACGGTGGCCGCATGGCACTGAACTACACGGTGCCGGTGCGTGATTGA
- the sbcB gene encoding exodeoxyribonuclease I has protein sequence MSPHTFLWHDYETFGATPRRDRPAQFAAIRTDAELNEIGEPIMLYCQPANDFLPDPESCLITGILPQHCLEHGVPEHEFARQIEAAFSQPDTIGVGYNTIRFDDEVTRYLFWRNLIDPYAREWQHNCGRWDLLDVVRMVHALRPDGIVWPTRDDGKPSFKLEHLSAANGLVHEAAHDALSDVRATIALARLIRSKQPRLFDFCLELRRKDRVAAEIGLHQAPAERQPFLHVSGMFPVEHGCLALVYPLAQHPTNKNEILVWDCRYDPSELFALDAETIRTRMFTRTDDLPEGVTRLPIKSVHLNKSPMLVANLKTLQPELATRWDIDLEQGRAHAALAAAGPDLRAVWAQVLQKPASGTPVDVDEDLYGGFVSKDDRRQLESIRMQKPAALTGKRVSFEDERLNELLLRYRARNFPETLSEEEMQTWEAHRAARLFEGAGGARTIDQLFQEIDALSETADERAEAILGALYDYAEMIAPELH, from the coding sequence ATGAGCCCGCATACCTTCCTTTGGCACGACTACGAAACCTTTGGCGCGACCCCGCGCCGCGACCGCCCCGCCCAGTTCGCCGCGATCCGCACCGACGCTGAACTCAACGAGATCGGCGAGCCGATCATGCTGTACTGCCAGCCGGCCAATGATTTTTTGCCCGATCCGGAATCGTGCCTGATCACCGGCATCCTGCCGCAGCACTGTCTCGAACACGGCGTGCCCGAGCACGAGTTCGCGCGCCAGATCGAGGCCGCGTTCAGCCAGCCCGACACGATCGGCGTCGGCTACAACACGATCCGCTTTGACGACGAAGTCACGCGCTACCTGTTCTGGCGCAACCTGATCGATCCGTACGCGCGCGAGTGGCAGCACAACTGCGGCCGCTGGGACTTGCTCGACGTCGTGCGCATGGTGCATGCGCTGCGCCCGGACGGGATCGTGTGGCCGACCCGCGACGATGGCAAGCCGAGCTTCAAACTGGAACACCTGAGCGCAGCCAACGGCCTGGTGCACGAGGCCGCGCACGATGCGCTATCGGACGTGCGCGCGACCATTGCGCTGGCGCGCCTGATCCGCAGCAAGCAGCCGCGCCTGTTCGATTTTTGCCTGGAGCTGCGCCGCAAGGATCGCGTTGCCGCCGAGATCGGCCTGCACCAGGCCCCTGCCGAGCGCCAGCCCTTCCTGCATGTGTCCGGCATGTTCCCGGTCGAGCATGGCTGCCTGGCCCTCGTCTATCCGCTGGCGCAGCACCCGACCAACAAGAACGAAATCCTGGTCTGGGATTGCCGCTACGATCCGTCCGAACTGTTCGCGCTGGACGCCGAGACGATCCGCACGCGCATGTTCACGCGCACCGACGACTTGCCGGAAGGCGTCACGCGCCTGCCGATCAAGAGCGTGCACTTGAACAAGTCGCCGATGCTGGTGGCCAATCTCAAGACGCTGCAGCCTGAACTGGCCACGCGCTGGGATATCGATCTCGAACAGGGCCGCGCACACGCCGCACTGGCCGCTGCCGGCCCCGACCTGCGCGCCGTCTGGGCGCAGGTGCTGCAAAAGCCGGCATCCGGCACGCCCGTGGACGTGGATGAAGATCTGTATGGCGGCTTCGTCAGCAAGGACGACCGGCGCCAGCTGGAATCGATCCGCATGCAAAAACCCGCGGCCCTGACCGGCAAGCGCGTCAGCTTCGAGGACGAGCGCCTCAACGAACTGCTGCTGCGCTACCGGGCGCGCAACTTCCCCGAGACGTTGTCGGAAGAAGAAATGCAGACCTGGGAGGCGCACCGCGCAGCGCGCCTGTTCGAGGGCGCCGGCGGGGCCAGAACAATCGATCAATTGTTCCAGGAGATCGATGCTTTGTCGGAGACGGCCGACGAGCGGGCCGAGGCGATTCTGGGCGCGTTGTACGACTATGCAGAAATGATCGCGCCCGAACTGCACTGA
- a CDS encoding HPF/RaiA family ribosome-associated protein, translating to MQINVNTDNTITKHQGLDEHVDTVVRASIGRFSEQVTRVDVHLSDENKEKKADGGNHCMLEARLAGVAPIVVHDHANDLHQAINNASGKLARALDSTIGRLHDKHRHTAVPVVGADGVDGDIDPTADKHLTDN from the coding sequence ATGCAGATCAATGTCAATACCGATAACACCATCACCAAGCACCAGGGCCTGGACGAGCACGTGGATACCGTCGTGCGCGCTTCCATTGGTCGTTTCAGCGAGCAAGTGACCCGCGTCGACGTTCACCTGAGCGACGAGAACAAGGAAAAGAAAGCGGACGGCGGCAACCACTGCATGCTCGAAGCGCGTCTGGCCGGCGTGGCGCCGATCGTCGTGCACGATCACGCGAACGACCTGCACCAGGCCATCAACAACGCCAGCGGCAAACTGGCCCGCGCACTCGACAGCACCATCGGCCGCCTGCACGACAAGCATCGCCATACTGCCGTTCCGGTGGTCGGCGCTGACGGTGTCGACGGCGACATCGACCCGACTGCCGACAAGCACCTGACCGATAACTGA
- the vanZ gene encoding VanZ family protein — translation MPALSPLLYAEPRHRRAMHAAALLMFTCIVIAGSVPGARAEVGEYASGIVLHSLAYAGLATLWFLGSTGSTLQRALKAVLAIALMGAFDEGVQHFLPYRSGTVHDWLVDVSAATVAATALGALLARIPMPQASGRNPARSR, via the coding sequence ATGCCAGCCCTGTCTCCCCTGTTGTACGCTGAACCCCGCCACCGCCGTGCCATGCACGCTGCGGCACTGCTCATGTTTACCTGCATCGTGATTGCCGGCTCCGTGCCCGGTGCGCGCGCTGAGGTGGGCGAATACGCGTCGGGCATCGTGCTGCACAGCCTGGCCTATGCCGGCCTCGCGACGCTCTGGTTCCTGGGCAGCACCGGCAGCACGCTGCAACGCGCACTCAAGGCAGTGCTGGCCATTGCGCTGATGGGCGCTTTTGACGAGGGTGTGCAACACTTCCTGCCCTACCGCTCGGGCACGGTGCACGACTGGCTGGTCGATGTCAGCGCCGCGACCGTCGCAGCGACGGCACTGGGCGCACTGCTTGCGCGCATCCCGATGCCGCAGGCGTCTGGCCGCAATCCCGCGCGTTCGCGCTGA
- the pyrF gene encoding orotidine-5'-phosphate decarboxylase — protein sequence MTFIQKLAAAWTRNDSLLCVGLDPDLARFPAHLTGQPDAIVQFCKAIIDATADLACAFKPQIAYFAALGAEDQLEEICTYLRETYPHIPLVLDAKRGDIGATAHQYAREAFDRYGADAVTVNPYMGFDSVEPYMAWPDRGVIVLCRTSNAGGSDLQFLDVGGRPLYQHVAQLVADKWNRNGQCALVVGATFPEEIAQVRALVGDMPLLIPGVGAQGGDVEATVKAGRTAGGAGMMINSSRAILYATPQAGEDFAQAARRVATETRDAINAARNAA from the coding sequence GTGACTTTCATTCAAAAACTGGCGGCTGCATGGACCCGCAACGATTCGCTGCTGTGCGTCGGCCTCGACCCGGACCTGGCGCGCTTCCCGGCGCACCTGACCGGCCAGCCGGATGCGATCGTGCAGTTCTGCAAGGCGATCATCGACGCCACCGCCGACCTGGCCTGCGCCTTCAAGCCGCAGATCGCCTATTTCGCCGCGCTGGGCGCCGAAGACCAGCTCGAGGAAATCTGCACCTATCTGCGCGAGACGTATCCACACATCCCGCTAGTGCTCGACGCCAAGCGCGGCGACATCGGCGCGACCGCACACCAGTATGCGCGCGAAGCATTCGACCGTTACGGCGCCGATGCGGTGACCGTCAATCCGTACATGGGCTTCGATTCGGTCGAGCCGTACATGGCCTGGCCGGACCGCGGCGTGATCGTGCTGTGCCGCACATCGAACGCGGGCGGCTCCGACCTGCAATTTTTGGACGTGGGAGGGCGCCCGCTGTACCAGCACGTGGCGCAACTGGTGGCCGACAAATGGAACCGCAACGGCCAGTGCGCGCTGGTGGTGGGCGCGACGTTCCCGGAAGAGATCGCGCAGGTGCGCGCACTGGTGGGCGACATGCCGCTGTTGATTCCGGGCGTGGGCGCACAGGGCGGCGACGTCGAGGCGACGGTCAAGGCCGGCCGCACGGCGGGCGGCGCCGGCATGATGATCAATTCATCGCGTGCGATTTTGTATGCGACGCCGCAGGCGGGTGAAGACTTCGCGCAGGCAGCGCGGCGCGTGGCGACGGAAACGCGTGACGCGATCAATGCGGCGCGTAACGCGGCCTGA